A genomic window from Actinomycetaceae bacterium MB13-C1-2 includes:
- a CDS encoding (Fe-S)-binding protein, translating to MAQPAVLVPCAMAVAVLTVVGVSLFVRGIIRMVRLIAEGAPESGRFSPLGRRVWMAVEVTLLHSTFKGRPLVRAAHWMVMVSFVALILTLVTSYGQVFDPLFSLPLIGHTAWWGWFTEIMAALGLLAILALIAVRLIINARHRNDPRASRFFGSTRWQAKLVEATVAVVCAAVLIGHAITYAVLTVTANSAPSAMRFPLTAWLGSWMVGASVTTLANWLTVVATIKISMSMVWMIITGIDVAMGISWHRFLAPVNIMTTRNADGSKALGALSLPLVDGDPSDDLEQAAEENPDLVIGLGSTSDLTWKDRLDVLSCTECGRCQDLCPAWNTEKPLSPKLLVMAMRDSVVSAADMTMPGQALPDTVDVLGALSSSGATGPEGVAAGGGSLVPGVITPEVLWDCTMCGACVDQCPVDIDHIDHISNLRRYQFLMESAFPRELSRPMRAMETKQNPYNQSARKRLDWAKNLDFDVTVIGEDTPDATELDYLFWVGCAGAYDEKAKKTTAAVAELLHVAGVSFGVLGSAEGCTGDPARRAGNEVLFQLLARASIDTLNEVKAQRIVVTCAHCFNSVANEFPQLGGKFEVIHHTQLLNRLLREGKLTPMPAPEAERRKITYHDPCFLGRHNGVFEAPRELLGGIPELELVEMGQNRERAMCCGAGGAHAWMEESSQGPRIASVRMGQAQETGATTIATACPFCTQMLGSAPTSVRGSERDIEVKDVALLLLEGVHRDQQGTGPRQ from the coding sequence ATGGCACAACCGGCAGTCTTAGTCCCGTGCGCCATGGCAGTCGCGGTCCTTACCGTTGTCGGAGTCTCTCTGTTTGTCCGTGGAATCATCAGGATGGTCCGCCTGATTGCGGAGGGTGCCCCAGAGTCGGGAAGGTTCTCCCCACTGGGTCGACGTGTTTGGATGGCCGTCGAAGTGACCCTGCTTCATTCAACTTTCAAGGGTCGTCCGCTGGTGCGCGCCGCTCACTGGATGGTGATGGTTTCCTTTGTTGCACTGATCCTCACCCTAGTTACCTCTTACGGTCAGGTATTTGATCCACTCTTCTCGCTTCCGCTCATCGGACACACCGCGTGGTGGGGCTGGTTCACAGAGATCATGGCGGCCTTGGGGCTACTGGCGATCCTCGCCCTAATAGCTGTTCGACTAATCATTAATGCCCGACATCGGAATGATCCGAGGGCGTCCCGCTTTTTTGGTTCGACGCGGTGGCAGGCGAAACTTGTTGAAGCCACGGTGGCCGTCGTTTGTGCAGCGGTATTGATAGGCCATGCCATCACATATGCGGTGCTCACGGTCACTGCGAACTCGGCTCCATCGGCGATGCGATTCCCTCTTACGGCCTGGCTCGGCTCGTGGATGGTGGGTGCGTCTGTTACGACGCTTGCCAACTGGTTGACAGTCGTGGCAACGATAAAGATCTCTATGTCCATGGTCTGGATGATCATTACCGGGATTGACGTTGCAATGGGAATCTCGTGGCATCGGTTCTTGGCCCCGGTGAATATCATGACCACGCGAAACGCTGACGGGTCTAAGGCGCTTGGAGCTCTTTCGCTCCCGCTGGTAGACGGCGATCCTTCAGACGATCTGGAACAGGCGGCGGAAGAGAACCCAGACCTAGTAATCGGCCTAGGCTCTACTTCGGACCTGACGTGGAAGGACCGACTGGACGTTCTCTCCTGTACCGAATGCGGTAGGTGTCAAGATCTCTGCCCCGCTTGGAACACGGAGAAACCTCTGTCACCGAAACTACTGGTCATGGCCATGAGGGACAGTGTCGTCTCCGCTGCGGATATGACGATGCCAGGGCAGGCTCTACCAGACACGGTAGACGTGCTTGGTGCATTGTCCTCATCCGGGGCTACCGGCCCCGAGGGAGTGGCGGCAGGCGGAGGGAGCCTGGTTCCCGGCGTGATCACACCCGAGGTCCTGTGGGACTGCACTATGTGCGGGGCCTGTGTTGACCAGTGTCCCGTAGACATCGATCACATAGACCACATCAGTAACCTGCGTCGTTACCAGTTTTTAATGGAGTCCGCTTTTCCTCGCGAACTTAGTCGACCGATGCGGGCGATGGAGACGAAGCAGAATCCATACAATCAGTCGGCAAGGAAACGTCTTGATTGGGCTAAGAACCTCGACTTTGACGTCACTGTCATTGGAGAGGACACCCCGGACGCAACTGAACTCGACTACCTGTTCTGGGTCGGTTGTGCCGGGGCGTATGACGAGAAGGCCAAGAAGACGACCGCCGCAGTAGCCGAGCTATTGCATGTCGCGGGCGTTAGTTTTGGGGTTCTTGGTTCTGCCGAAGGCTGTACGGGTGATCCTGCGCGTCGGGCCGGTAACGAGGTCCTCTTCCAACTCCTAGCACGCGCCTCAATCGACACTCTGAACGAGGTAAAGGCACAGCGCATTGTTGTCACCTGCGCGCATTGTTTTAACTCGGTCGCCAATGAGTTTCCTCAGTTGGGCGGCAAGTTCGAGGTTATTCACCACACCCAGCTGCTCAATCGACTTCTGCGCGAAGGTAAGCTCACTCCGATGCCAGCACCTGAAGCGGAACGACGCAAGATCACGTATCACGACCCGTGTTTCCTCGGTCGGCACAACGGTGTCTTTGAGGCACCACGTGAACTTCTTGGGGGAATCCCCGAGCTGGAGCTGGTCGAAATGGGACAGAATCGCGAGCGTGCGATGTGCTGCGGTGCAGGCGGGGCACACGCGTGGATGGAGGAGTCCTCGCAGGGACCACGAATCGCGTCAGTTCGCATGGGTCAGGCGCAAGAAACGGGTGCGACCACCATTGCGACG